One segment of Variovorax sp. PAMC28562 DNA contains the following:
- a CDS encoding class II aldolase/adducin family protein, which produces MLDIKKRISVYQPEQVGLKFPEIPTFTNHAEERQYLKEHLVAACRAFAQQGFDYGFAGHLTIRDPERPHLYWTNPMAVHFSLVKVSNLILVDHDGRVVEGDYAVNRAGFVLHAAVHDAHPDILAMCHAHTVYGTAFASLGKKLEPITQDAAAFFEDHAVIGDEAGQVAVEKEAGNKVANAFKGVKAAIHQNHGLLTASRHSIDAAAFWFIALERCCQQQLLVDASGVTPRLVTPERARYSREHVGSEFIGWLHFQTLYDQIAATQPDMFD; this is translated from the coding sequence ATGCTCGACATCAAGAAGCGCATTTCGGTTTATCAGCCCGAACAGGTTGGACTGAAGTTCCCCGAGATCCCGACCTTCACCAACCACGCCGAAGAGCGCCAGTACCTGAAGGAACATCTCGTCGCCGCCTGCCGTGCGTTCGCGCAGCAAGGATTCGACTACGGCTTCGCAGGCCACTTGACGATTCGCGATCCGGAGCGGCCGCACCTGTACTGGACCAACCCGATGGCGGTGCATTTCTCGCTGGTCAAGGTGTCGAACCTGATCCTGGTGGACCACGATGGCAGGGTCGTCGAAGGCGACTACGCAGTCAATCGCGCCGGCTTCGTGTTGCATGCCGCGGTGCATGACGCGCACCCCGACATCCTCGCGATGTGCCATGCGCACACGGTGTACGGCACGGCCTTCGCATCGCTCGGCAAGAAGCTCGAACCCATCACGCAGGACGCCGCCGCGTTCTTCGAAGACCACGCGGTGATCGGCGATGAGGCAGGCCAGGTCGCTGTCGAGAAAGAGGCTGGCAACAAGGTCGCCAACGCGTTCAAGGGCGTGAAGGCGGCAATCCACCAAAACCACGGGCTGCTGACGGCCAGCCGCCACAGCATCGATGCGGCGGCCTTCTGGTTCATCGCGCTTGAACGTTGCTGCCAGCAGCAACTGCTGGTCGACGCCAGCGGCGTCACGCCACGACTGGTCACGCCGGAACGCGCGCGCTACAGCCGCGAGCATGTCGGTAGCGAGTTCATCGGCTGGCTGCATTTCCAGACGCTGTACGACCAGATCGCGGCAACGCAGCCGGACATGTTCGACTGA
- a CDS encoding MFS transporter, which translates to MNTTTLPRAAVATPRADDAAYARVTWRLLPLLFICYVAAYLDRVNVGFAKLQMLNELHFSEAMYGLGAGIFFIGYFIFEVPSNLALHRFGARKWIARIMISWGLISGCMMFVQTPTSFYILRFFLGVAEAGFFPGIILYLTYWYPAARRAKVTSLFMTGIPMAGVIGGPLSGWILSAFDGVQGMSGWKWLFLIEAVPSILLGVLVLLVLNDKIADARWLSEREKQMLQKNIDADGAHIESHSASGAFRNPKVWVLSAAYFGFIMGLYGIGFWLPSLVKASGVANTTTIGLLVALPYAAAVVCMIWTSRNSDRTGERRWHIAIPALVGAVGLVASTLVPQTPLWAVVTLSIATMGILTGLAQFWCLPPAFLGGAAAAAGIALINSVGNLAGFVSPFIVGWIKDVTGSTNNGLFVIAASLIVGGAIVLSMSRRALEQRR; encoded by the coding sequence ATGAACACGACGACCTTGCCGCGTGCTGCGGTAGCCACTCCGCGCGCCGACGATGCTGCCTATGCGCGCGTCACATGGCGGCTGCTGCCGCTGCTATTCATCTGCTACGTCGCGGCCTATCTGGACCGCGTGAACGTGGGCTTCGCTAAGCTGCAGATGCTTAACGAGCTGCACTTCAGCGAAGCAATGTACGGTCTGGGCGCCGGCATTTTCTTCATTGGCTATTTCATCTTCGAAGTGCCGAGCAACCTGGCGTTGCATCGCTTCGGCGCGCGTAAGTGGATCGCGCGGATCATGATCAGCTGGGGCTTGATCTCGGGCTGCATGATGTTCGTGCAGACACCGACCTCGTTCTACATCCTCCGCTTTTTCCTGGGTGTGGCCGAAGCCGGTTTCTTCCCGGGGATCATCCTGTACCTCACCTACTGGTACCCGGCCGCACGCCGCGCTAAGGTGACGTCGCTCTTCATGACGGGCATCCCGATGGCCGGCGTGATCGGTGGACCGTTGTCGGGCTGGATCCTTTCTGCCTTCGACGGCGTGCAGGGCATGTCCGGCTGGAAGTGGCTGTTCCTGATCGAGGCCGTGCCTTCCATCCTGCTCGGCGTGCTGGTGCTGCTCGTGCTCAATGACAAGATCGCCGATGCGCGCTGGCTGAGCGAGCGCGAAAAGCAGATGCTGCAAAAGAACATCGACGCCGATGGTGCGCATATCGAAAGCCACTCTGCGTCGGGCGCCTTCCGCAACCCCAAGGTGTGGGTGTTGAGCGCGGCCTACTTCGGCTTCATCATGGGTCTGTACGGCATCGGCTTCTGGTTGCCATCGCTGGTCAAGGCATCGGGCGTGGCGAATACGACGACCATCGGCCTGCTGGTCGCGCTGCCCTATGCGGCCGCGGTGGTCTGCATGATCTGGACCAGCCGCAACTCAGACCGCACCGGTGAGCGGCGCTGGCATATCGCCATCCCGGCGCTTGTCGGTGCTGTCGGTCTGGTGGCGAGCACGCTCGTGCCGCAGACGCCGCTGTGGGCCGTGGTCACGCTGAGCATTGCGACCATGGGCATCCTTACCGGCCTGGCGCAATTCTGGTGTTTGCCACCGGCATTTCTGGGCGGCGCCGCAGCTGCGGCGGGCATCGCACTCATCAACTCGGTGGGCAACCTCGCCGGCTTTGTCAGCCCCTTCATCGTCGGCTGGATCAAGGACGTGACGGGCAGCACCAACAATGGCCTGTTCGTGATCGCGGCGAGTCTCATCGTGGGCGGCGCGATCGTGCTGTCCATGTCCAGGCGGGCGCTGGAACAACGCAGGTAG